In one Staphylococcus lutrae genomic region, the following are encoded:
- a CDS encoding HAD family hydrolase produces the protein MTKAILFDVDGVFLDESRCFDVSALTVYELLYSSSYLSLKANVELSQMTDIQISQIRAELFKNDQILNELKSIGINSNWDMLFVVFSVHFIECLKQFDVKTREFWLNESTFNDATLHQIGQNLSMVKLSDEKPLTFIQNVTEGRSQIYQSLQRYAKEQLEINDVELFNINSALWRLTQEIYQEWYLGVPLYEKVEQKPAKTDYKTGYIYDEIALAPIDATKQLLDDLKAAGYRLAIATGRPRTETIVPFETMGLLEHFDLSSIVTASEVLEAESRYPELKPLGKPNPFSYIAAYNGNQKADYDDYATNQSARMNPESVTIVGDSLADLFSAQVVNAQFIGTLTGLKGKKAAAELREHGAEILVENVLDIREILL, from the coding sequence ATGACGAAAGCGATACTTTTTGATGTGGACGGCGTATTTTTAGATGAATCACGTTGTTTTGATGTATCTGCATTAACAGTTTATGAATTACTTTATAGTTCAAGTTATCTTAGTTTAAAAGCAAATGTCGAACTGTCTCAAATGACTGATATACAAATCTCACAAATTAGAGCAGAGTTGTTTAAAAATGATCAGATTTTAAATGAATTAAAATCTATAGGGATTAATTCCAATTGGGATATGTTATTTGTAGTTTTTTCTGTACACTTTATTGAGTGTTTAAAGCAGTTTGATGTGAAAACGCGTGAATTTTGGTTGAATGAATCAACCTTTAATGATGCGACACTGCATCAAATCGGACAGAATTTATCGATGGTTAAATTGAGTGATGAAAAGCCACTGACTTTTATTCAAAATGTAACAGAAGGGCGATCACAAATTTATCAGTCACTGCAACGCTATGCTAAGGAACAACTTGAAATCAATGATGTCGAACTTTTTAACATTAATAGTGCATTGTGGCGGCTGACACAAGAAATTTATCAAGAATGGTATTTAGGTGTGCCGTTATATGAAAAAGTAGAACAAAAGCCAGCTAAAACGGATTATAAAACGGGATACATATATGACGAAATCGCTTTGGCCCCGATTGATGCAACGAAACAATTATTAGACGATTTGAAAGCAGCGGGGTATCGACTAGCGATTGCCACGGGTCGACCGCGTACGGAAACCATTGTTCCATTTGAAACAATGGGGTTATTAGAACATTTTGATTTATCTTCCATTGTCACAGCGAGTGAAGTGCTGGAAGCGGAGTCACGATACCCAGAGTTAAAACCATTAGGTAAACCGAATCCATTTAGTTACATTGCGGCATACAATGGAAATCAAAAGGCAGATTATGATGATTATGCGACGAATCAATCTGCACGGATGAATCCAGAATCAGTCACAATCGTAGGGGATTCGCTTGCAGACTTATTTAGTGCTCAAGTTGTAAATGCACAGTTTATTGGGACTTTAACAGGTTTGAAAGGGAAGAAAGCAGCAGCAGAATTACGTGAGCATGGGGCAGAAATATTGGTTGAAAATGTCTTAGATATTAGAGAGATTTTACTATAG
- a CDS encoding lysophospholipid acyltransferase family protein — MLYHILGTLIKLIVDKGLKNLVVLGLENQPRSNRYVVTCNHESYNEILLLGVSLLPNQIHYMAKQELFKNKWFGGFLSRLNAFPVNRENPGPSTLKIPVKLLKEDKIVGIFPSGHRTKEEAPLKRGAATIAILAKQPILPAAYVGPTKILGLFTTKAYIKFGTPIDTTDIPSGLSRQEKVDYVTEQISSRTKALQEELNAYAKRH; from the coding sequence ATGTTATATCACATATTAGGGACACTGATAAAATTAATTGTGGATAAGGGATTGAAAAATTTAGTTGTGTTGGGACTTGAAAATCAACCTCGTTCCAATCGATATGTTGTGACATGTAATCATGAAAGTTATAACGAAATTCTTTTGTTAGGTGTTTCGTTACTGCCAAATCAAATTCATTACATGGCAAAACAAGAGTTGTTTAAAAATAAGTGGTTCGGAGGATTTTTATCTCGACTTAACGCTTTTCCAGTCAATCGTGAAAATCCAGGGCCGAGTACATTAAAAATTCCAGTCAAGTTGTTAAAAGAAGATAAAATCGTGGGGATTTTTCCATCTGGACACCGCACGAAAGAAGAGGCGCCATTAAAAAGAGGTGCTGCAACCATTGCAATCTTAGCGAAGCAACCGATTTTACCAGCCGCATATGTGGGGCCGACAAAAATACTCGGTTTGTTTACGACTAAAGCGTATATCAAATTCGGTACACCTATCGATACAACTGATATTCCAAGCGGTTTAAGTCGACAAGAAAAAGTTGACTATGTGACAGAACAAATCAGTTCACGTACAAAAGCATTACAAGAAGAACTCAATGCGTACGCGAAACGTCATTAA
- a CDS encoding S1C family serine protease, translated as MRDYENEPQSKEQHPEQQPNEHRGYAQRSSTYRETPNTSRKERFPWLKVILVALIAGILGALLVVGIAGSFSNGFPWSNHNGSDVNVAHNQKGGNTLDGKSTKYKSVNEMINDQAPAIVGVINEQQAQSLDDLLQGKSTKAQPTGVGSGVVYQKNNGDAFIVTNNHVIEGASSIKVQLHNSKQVDAKLVGTDALTDIAVLKIKDRDDIKAITFGDSSKVKTGDSVFAMGNPLGLEFANTVTSGIISANERTIEADTSAGANKVTVLQTDAAINPGNSGGALVDIDGNLIGINSMKIAAPQVEGIGFAIPSNEVKIVIDSLVKHGEVKRPSIGIGMINVSDIPPQYKNNSQLDSGVYVAQVQRQGIDIKKGDIIVEIDGHKVENDTDLRSYLYKDKKPGDRIQLKINRDGKTKNVEITLTEANKAAK; from the coding sequence ATGCGAGATTATGAAAATGAACCACAATCCAAAGAGCAACACCCAGAACAACAACCAAACGAGCACAGAGGATACGCACAACGTTCCTCAACTTATCGTGAAACCCCGAACACTTCGAGAAAGGAAAGGTTCCCGTGGCTTAAAGTCATTCTTGTCGCTTTAATTGCAGGCATACTCGGCGCCCTACTTGTCGTCGGCATTGCCGGAAGCTTTTCAAACGGTTTTCCTTGGAGTAACCACAACGGTTCGGATGTCAACGTCGCTCACAACCAAAAAGGTGGTAACACGCTCGATGGTAAGAGTACAAAATACAAATCAGTCAATGAAATGATTAACGATCAAGCCCCCGCTATCGTTGGTGTCATCAATGAGCAACAAGCACAAAGCCTAGATGACTTACTACAAGGTAAATCCACAAAAGCACAACCGACAGGCGTTGGTTCTGGTGTCGTTTATCAAAAAAATAATGGTGACGCATTTATCGTTACGAACAACCACGTCATTGAAGGTGCCTCATCTATTAAAGTACAGCTCCACAATTCTAAACAAGTTGATGCAAAACTCGTTGGAACGGATGCACTGACAGACATTGCAGTGCTTAAAATTAAAGATAGAGATGATATTAAAGCGATCACATTTGGCGACTCATCAAAAGTGAAAACAGGTGATAGCGTATTTGCGATGGGTAATCCACTCGGTTTAGAATTTGCGAATACGGTGACTTCGGGTATTATTTCTGCGAATGAACGGACAATTGAAGCCGATACATCAGCAGGTGCCAACAAGGTGACTGTATTACAAACAGACGCTGCGATTAACCCTGGAAACTCAGGTGGTGCATTGGTGGATATTGATGGTAACTTAATAGGAATTAACTCGATGAAGATTGCTGCACCACAAGTTGAGGGTATTGGCTTTGCCATTCCAAGTAATGAAGTGAAAATTGTGATTGACTCCCTTGTAAAACACGGTGAGGTCAAACGCCCTTCAATCGGTATTGGGATGATTAATGTTTCTGATATTCCACCACAATATAAAAACAATAGCCAATTAGATTCGGGTGTTTATGTCGCTCAAGTTCAACGTCAAGGCATCGACATCAAAAAAGGTGATATTATTGTTGAAATTGACGGACATAAAGTTGAAAATGATACAGATTTACGCTCATATCTTTATAAAGATAAAAAACCTGGCGATCGCATTCAGCTTAAAATTAATCGTGATGGTAAAACTAAAAATGTTGAAATTACTTTAACAGAAGCGAATAAAGCAGCAAAATAA
- the tyrS gene encoding tyrosine--tRNA ligase, with protein sequence MTNALLEELSWRGLIYQQTDEEGIEALLNKEEVKIYCGADPTADSLHIGHLLPYLTLRRFQNAGHRPIVLIGGGTGMIGDPSGKSEERVLQTESQIQKNVQGIQKQMTQLFDFDVENGPILVNNYDWLSQISLIEFLRDYGKHVGVNYMLGKDSIQSRLATGISYTEFTYTILQAIDFGHLNRVHDCKIQIGGSDQWGNITSGIELMRRMYGVTDVYGFTIPLVTKADGKKFGKSETGTVWLDPEKTTPYEFYQFWINTSDDDVIKFLKYFTFLSKDEIEALAQSVEEAPHLRQAQRTLAENVTRLIHGEAALNDAQRISEALFKGDLKSLSADEISASFKDVPQVTVSSDMTNLVELLVEAKISPSKRQAREDITNGAIYINGERQQDLDYTLVAEDRYDNAFTIIRRGKKKYFMIHYR encoded by the coding sequence ATGACAAATGCATTATTAGAAGAGTTGAGTTGGAGAGGCCTAATTTATCAACAAACAGATGAAGAAGGAATAGAAGCACTCCTCAATAAAGAGGAAGTGAAAATTTACTGTGGTGCAGATCCTACAGCGGATAGTTTACACATTGGTCACTTGTTACCGTATTTAACATTACGTCGTTTCCAAAATGCGGGTCACCGTCCAATTGTTTTAATCGGTGGCGGCACAGGGATGATTGGGGATCCATCAGGTAAATCGGAAGAACGCGTATTGCAAACGGAATCGCAAATTCAAAAGAACGTGCAAGGGATTCAAAAACAAATGACGCAACTGTTTGATTTTGATGTAGAAAATGGACCGATTTTAGTCAATAACTATGATTGGTTAAGTCAAATTTCATTGATTGAATTTTTACGTGATTACGGTAAGCACGTAGGTGTGAACTATATGTTAGGGAAAGATTCAATACAGTCACGTTTAGCAACAGGTATTTCATATACGGAATTTACGTACACGATTCTTCAAGCGATCGATTTTGGTCATTTAAACCGTGTCCATGACTGTAAAATTCAAATTGGCGGATCGGATCAATGGGGAAATATTACGAGTGGTATTGAGTTAATGCGACGTATGTATGGCGTGACGGATGTTTACGGATTTACGATTCCACTTGTTACGAAAGCAGATGGTAAAAAGTTTGGTAAGTCAGAAACAGGCACAGTATGGCTTGATCCAGAAAAGACGACACCATATGAATTTTATCAATTTTGGATTAATACAAGTGACGATGATGTCATTAAATTCTTGAAATACTTTACATTTTTAAGCAAAGACGAAATTGAGGCATTGGCACAATCCGTTGAAGAAGCGCCTCACTTACGTCAAGCACAACGAACGTTAGCTGAAAATGTGACGCGTTTAATTCACGGCGAAGCGGCTTTAAATGATGCACAACGAATTTCAGAAGCATTATTTAAAGGTGATTTAAAATCATTATCTGCAGATGAGATTAGCGCAAGCTTTAAAGATGTACCACAAGTGACTGTATCGAGTGATATGACAAACTTGGTAGAGCTATTGGTAGAAGCAAAAATATCTCCATCTAAACGACAAGCGAGAGAAGATATTACTAATGGCGCGATTTATATTAATGGTGAACGTCAACAAGATTTAGATTATACACTTGTTGCGGAGGATCGTTACGACAATGCATTTACGATTATTCGTCGTGGTAAGAAAAAGTATTTTATGATTCATTATCGTTAA
- a CDS encoding pyridoxal-phosphate-dependent aminotransferase family protein, whose product MYTHHSLLLTPGPTPIPLRIQAQMNQPMMGHRSSDFEKIAAVAFHSLKPMFGSQNDVMILTSSGTSALEASMLNIVNPEDHIVIIVSGAFGQRFKQIAETYFNHVHTFEVEWGQAFDVSDVMAFIKGLDVSITAVFSQYCETSTAVLHPVAELGQQLKKWDNQIYFVVDGVSCIGAVDVHLERDGIDVLVSGSQKALMLPPGIAFVAYNDRALERFKSVTTPRFYLSLVKHHASLVAHSTPFTPNISAIRGVIEYAQMVEEEGFDHVIQRHYHIRDAVRAALRELDLALLVEDTYASPTVTAFVPNDKDELTYIKNELKNQFNITIAGGQGKLKGHILRVGHMGFLSPFDLLPFVAALEVLLTQHRQNSYIGRATKAFMEVIHHAL is encoded by the coding sequence ATGTATACGCATCATTCTTTACTATTAACACCTGGCCCAACACCCATTCCTTTACGTATCCAAGCCCAAATGAATCAGCCCATGATGGGACACCGTTCATCTGATTTTGAAAAAATAGCAGCAGTTGCTTTTCATTCACTTAAGCCGATGTTTGGCAGTCAAAATGATGTCATGATTTTAACTTCAAGTGGAACAAGCGCGCTTGAGGCGAGTATGCTCAATATCGTCAATCCAGAAGATCATATTGTCATCATCGTGTCTGGGGCATTCGGTCAACGCTTTAAACAAATCGCTGAGACTTACTTTAATCATGTGCACACTTTTGAAGTGGAATGGGGACAAGCATTTGATGTATCCGATGTGATGGCATTCATTAAAGGATTAGATGTTTCTATTACAGCCGTATTCAGCCAGTATTGTGAAACATCAACTGCCGTGCTTCACCCTGTGGCAGAACTCGGTCAACAATTAAAAAAATGGGATAATCAGATTTACTTCGTCGTCGATGGGGTCAGTTGTATCGGTGCTGTCGATGTTCATCTTGAGCGGGATGGCATTGACGTCCTTGTTTCTGGAAGTCAAAAAGCGTTGATGTTACCGCCGGGTATCGCATTTGTTGCTTACAATGATCGCGCCCTTGAACGCTTTAAATCCGTAACAACACCCCGTTTTTATTTAAGTTTGGTCAAGCACCACGCTTCCCTTGTTGCCCATTCAACACCATTTACACCCAACATTTCTGCCATCAGAGGGGTCATCGAGTATGCACAAATGGTTGAAGAAGAAGGGTTTGATCATGTCATTCAACGTCATTATCACATCAGAGATGCTGTACGTGCTGCATTGCGCGAATTAGATTTAGCATTATTAGTTGAAGATACTTATGCATCCCCGACTGTTACCGCATTTGTACCGAATGATAAAGACGAGCTGACTTATATTAAAAATGAATTAAAAAATCAATTTAATATTACAATCGCTGGTGGTCAAGGCAAACTCAAAGGACATATTTTACGAGTTGGTCATATGGGCTTCCTCTCGCCTTTTGATTTATTGCCATTTGTCGCAGCGCTTGAAGTGCTCTTAACACAGCATCGTCAAAATTCTTATATTGGTCGTGCTACAAAAGCATTTATGGAGGTTATACATCATGCATTATAA
- the serA gene encoding phosphoglycerate dehydrogenase yields MHYKVLVADPISVDGLKSLNDHPNFEVVHQTGLTEEGLIAIIENYDALIVRSQTTVTANILKAAKKLKVVARAGVGVDNIDTMTATKEGIIVINAPDGNTISATEHSVAMILSMARNIPQAHASLSNGTWDRKTFRGTELYQKTLGVIGTGRIGTGVAKRLQSFGMRVLAYDPYLSEEKAKELEFVRATVDEIAQQADFVTVHTPLTDKTRGIVNADFFNQAKPNLQIVNVARGGIIDESALIEALDQNKIAGAALDVFENEPAIGSPVTQHPKIIVTPHLGASTIEAQEKVAVSVAQQIIDILTNEHVTHAVNAPSGVFNVDEALKPYVELAKITGRVGIQLLPKAPRTLKITYAGDLALDDTSLITRNLVKGVLEQDMGDHVNLINALVLLNEQNVNYTIEKTKKKKGFSNYIELELINKNDVVKIGATVLNGFGPRIVRINDYPVDFKPEHYQLVIHHFDRPGIVGKTGQILGEHDVNIASMHLGRSQLGGDAMMILSIDHPIDEAVRQALLEIDGFQQVIPVTLNQ; encoded by the coding sequence ATGCATTATAAAGTTTTAGTCGCTGATCCAATTTCAGTCGATGGATTGAAAAGTTTAAATGACCACCCAAATTTTGAAGTGGTCCACCAAACAGGTCTAACTGAAGAAGGTTTAATTGCAATCATAGAAAACTATGATGCACTCATCGTACGCAGTCAAACGACTGTTACCGCGAATATCCTTAAAGCCGCAAAAAAATTAAAAGTTGTTGCACGTGCAGGCGTTGGCGTTGATAATATTGATACAATGACGGCCACAAAAGAAGGAATTATCGTCATCAATGCACCTGACGGAAACACGATTTCTGCAACGGAGCATTCTGTAGCGATGATTTTAAGCATGGCCCGTAATATTCCACAAGCACACGCTTCACTGAGCAATGGCACATGGGATCGTAAAACATTTCGCGGGACAGAACTCTACCAAAAAACATTAGGTGTCATCGGTACTGGACGGATTGGTACAGGCGTGGCTAAGCGCTTACAAAGCTTTGGTATGCGCGTCCTTGCATATGACCCTTATTTAAGTGAGGAAAAAGCAAAAGAACTTGAATTTGTTCGGGCTACTGTGGATGAAATTGCACAACAGGCTGATTTTGTTACTGTACATACCCCATTAACAGATAAGACAAGAGGGATTGTGAATGCAGACTTTTTTAATCAGGCAAAACCGAATTTACAAATTGTCAATGTTGCTCGAGGAGGGATTATTGATGAATCAGCACTCATAGAAGCATTAGATCAAAATAAAATTGCGGGTGCTGCATTGGATGTCTTTGAAAACGAACCTGCAATCGGTTCACCTGTGACACAACATCCAAAAATTATTGTCACACCTCATTTAGGTGCGTCAACCATTGAAGCGCAAGAAAAAGTTGCAGTTTCCGTCGCACAACAAATTATTGACATATTAACAAATGAACATGTCACACATGCGGTCAATGCGCCTAGTGGTGTATTCAACGTTGATGAAGCATTGAAACCTTATGTAGAACTCGCAAAAATAACAGGCCGTGTAGGGATTCAACTTCTTCCAAAAGCGCCACGTACACTTAAAATCACCTATGCGGGAGATCTTGCATTAGATGACACCAGTTTAATTACACGTAATTTAGTCAAAGGCGTACTCGAACAAGATATGGGAGACCACGTTAACTTAATTAATGCGCTCGTATTACTCAACGAACAAAATGTAAATTACACGATAGAAAAGACGAAAAAGAAAAAAGGGTTTAGCAACTATATTGAGTTGGAACTCATTAATAAAAATGATGTTGTAAAAATTGGTGCAACTGTATTGAATGGCTTTGGTCCACGTATTGTACGTATCAATGATTATCCAGTTGATTTTAAACCTGAACATTATCAATTGGTCATTCATCATTTTGACCGACCGGGTATTGTTGGAAAAACAGGACAAATTTTAGGCGAACATGACGTCAATATCGCTTCCATGCATTTAGGTCGTTCTCAGCTCGGAGGCGATGCAATGATGATCTTGTCAATTGATCACCCTATTGATGAAGCTGTACGTCAAGCACTATTAGAAATTGACGGTTTCCAGCAAGTCATACCCGTGACGTTAAATCAATAA